A window from Nitrosopumilus adriaticus encodes these proteins:
- a CDS encoding iron-sulfur cluster assembly scaffold protein → MSGNADIYHEMIVDYSRNPINYGEIENHDVTFHDSNPLCGDSIDIDMKIDDNKVTDIKFHGKGCAICMACSSVLTEITKGKTLDEARAIDKNDVLSELGLEHLQAVRIKCALLSLKVLKSALYTYIGKNMEDTPDVDKLKEEAANLY, encoded by the coding sequence ATGAGTGGTAATGCAGATATTTATCATGAAATGATCGTGGATTATTCAAGAAATCCAATTAATTATGGGGAGATTGAAAACCACGATGTTACTTTTCATGATTCAAATCCACTTTGTGGTGATAGTATAGATATTGACATGAAAATTGATGATAACAAAGTAACTGATATCAAATTTCATGGAAAAGGATGTGCAATTTGTATGGCTTGCTCTTCTGTTCTAACTGAAATTACAAAAGGCAAGACCCTTGATGAAGCAAGAGCAATAGACAAAAATGATGTCCTAAGTGAATTGGGTCTGGAGCATCTCCAAGCTGTACGAATAAAATGTGCATTACTTTCTCTCAAAGTACTCAAATCTGCTCTTTACACCTACATTGGAAAGAACATGGAAGATACTCCTGATGTAGATAAACTAAAAGAAGAGGCAGCAAACCTGTACTAG
- a CDS encoding cysteine desulfurase encodes MQSTESLFENIRKDFPILQRTVRDNKQLVYLDNASTTQKPNQVIDSITDYYQNHNANIHRAVYALAEEATEAYEATRDKIAKFINIKNRQEIIFVRGTTEAINLVAYAWGRPHINEGDIVVTTEYEHHSNIVPWQLVTQEKHAKLEYIGMDDNGELILDDLDKYLATGKVKLVTFSLMSNVLGTITNAEKIIEKCKAAGVLTLIDGAQAVPHMKVDIEKLGCDFFAFSGHKMLGPTGIGVLWVKKPVLETMVPFHGGGDMIREVHKYETTWNDLPYKFEAGTPNIADVVGLGAAIDYLTKIGMDNIREHEIELTKYAIDKLSHVKGLHIYGTKDMSKRGGVISFNFADVHPHDVAQIIDEEGIAVRSGHHCAQVLMERLNVAATSRASFYIYNTKEDIDILVNSLNIVAKVFKL; translated from the coding sequence ATGCAAAGTACAGAATCATTATTTGAAAATATAAGAAAAGATTTCCCAATACTTCAAAGAACTGTTCGAGATAACAAACAACTTGTGTATCTTGATAATGCATCAACTACACAAAAACCCAATCAAGTAATTGATTCTATCACTGATTATTACCAAAACCATAATGCAAATATTCACAGAGCAGTATATGCATTAGCTGAAGAAGCAACTGAAGCTTATGAGGCAACAAGGGATAAAATTGCCAAATTCATTAACATTAAAAATCGTCAAGAGATTATTTTTGTCAGAGGGACAACTGAAGCAATTAATCTTGTTGCATATGCATGGGGCAGGCCTCACATCAATGAAGGTGATATTGTAGTTACAACAGAGTATGAACACCATAGCAATATTGTACCTTGGCAGCTAGTTACACAAGAGAAACATGCCAAACTAGAATACATTGGAATGGATGATAATGGTGAATTAATTTTAGATGACCTTGACAAATATCTTGCAACCGGCAAAGTCAAACTTGTAACCTTTAGTTTAATGTCAAATGTACTTGGAACAATAACTAATGCTGAAAAAATCATCGAAAAATGTAAGGCAGCAGGCGTTCTTACCTTGATTGATGGTGCTCAGGCAGTGCCTCACATGAAAGTTGACATTGAAAAATTGGGATGTGACTTTTTTGCATTTTCTGGACACAAGATGTTGGGTCCAACAGGCATTGGTGTCTTATGGGTTAAAAAACCTGTTTTAGAAACTATGGTACCATTTCATGGCGGTGGTGATATGATTAGGGAAGTTCACAAGTATGAAACAACTTGGAATGATTTACCCTACAAATTTGAAGCAGGTACTCCAAATATTGCAGATGTGGTTGGATTGGGAGCTGCAATTGACTATCTTACAAAAATTGGAATGGACAATATACGAGAGCATGAAATTGAACTGACAAAATATGCAATTGACAAATTATCCCATGTCAAAGGTCTTCATATCTACGGTACAAAGGATATGTCAAAACGCGGTGGTGTGATCTCATTTAATTTTGCAGATGTGCATCCTCATGATGTCGCTCAAATTATTGATGAAGAAGGAATTGCAGTGCGTTCTGGACATCACTGTGCTCAAGTATTAATGGAACGACTAAATGTTGCTGCAACATCAAGGGCTAGTTTTTACATTTACAATACTAAAGAAGACATTGATATTCTGGTAAATTCATTAAACATTGTGGCAAAGGTGTTCAAACTATGA
- a CDS encoding Rieske 2Fe-2S domain-containing protein translates to MSEWIKACNLEQVKEGQLFGFVHNDKKLLLANLKGKIHATDLICTHADADLSTGILSEEGVRCPLHLSVFNLDDGKPQNLPAEIPLKVYNVKIDDDEIYVEL, encoded by the coding sequence TTGTCAGAATGGATTAAAGCTTGCAATTTAGAGCAGGTAAAAGAAGGGCAACTTTTCGGATTTGTTCATAATGATAAAAAACTTTTACTGGCAAATCTCAAAGGAAAAATACATGCAACTGATTTAATCTGCACTCATGCAGACGCAGACCTTTCTACTGGAATTTTGAGTGAAGAGGGAGTGCGATGCCCATTACATCTGTCTGTTTTTAATTTAGATGATGGTAAACCTCAAAATCTTCCTGCAGAAATTCCTCTTAAAGTATACAATGTTAAAATAGATGACGACGAAATTTATGTGGAGCTTTAA
- the sufD gene encoding Fe-S cluster assembly protein SufD: MSQEALSKINTSHIDEISSSRNEPEWLKDYRKNSLTIYDSLPLEMSPLYNKYTDAKKMDPEKVFLSTSTAETIPSFLNKRLTELENETCIIQIGTNVHKINISDDLKSKGLVVSSISDAIQNNSELVKKALEASNSNDDKFTALNNAAFNSGVFIHIPRNLILEKPIHFLACLSEDGNSTIARNIIFADESSKATIVQEIYSPKTEKQPAYLELLNANVAANAQLDVTTLQLMDQHTVNFSTRRTDLAQDAKVNWYSGLFGSILSRYKIDYFLNGSGASANDSEVIFGNDEQSFDIQTNVNHESPSTEARVVEKSILRNKSKSLFKGMIRIKEHAAKSNSFLSGRSILLDKDAKSDAIPGLEIFTNDVKATHSASVAQIDEEQIFYLKTRCLTHEEAERTIVEGFLEPLSRKMSFQVRAWIAYLIESKWENRELTINTDAELTKFVEVEETRYNEDAEIEQHYKYR, from the coding sequence ATGTCTCAAGAAGCGCTATCAAAAATCAACACAAGCCATATTGATGAGATTTCCTCATCAAGAAATGAACCTGAGTGGCTAAAAGATTACAGAAAAAATTCACTAACTATCTATGATAGTCTTCCACTTGAAATGTCTCCTCTATATAACAAATACACTGATGCCAAAAAAATGGATCCAGAAAAAGTATTCCTTTCGACATCTACTGCTGAAACTATTCCAAGTTTCCTAAACAAGAGATTAACCGAACTAGAAAATGAAACATGCATCATTCAGATTGGAACAAATGTTCATAAAATCAATATTTCTGATGATCTAAAATCCAAAGGTCTTGTAGTTTCATCAATCTCTGATGCAATTCAAAATAATTCCGAATTGGTAAAAAAGGCACTAGAAGCCTCAAACTCTAATGATGATAAATTTACTGCATTAAACAACGCAGCATTTAACTCAGGAGTATTCATCCATATTCCACGCAATCTTATCTTGGAGAAACCAATTCACTTTTTGGCATGTCTTTCTGAAGATGGAAATTCTACTATTGCTAGAAATATTATCTTTGCAGATGAAAGCAGCAAAGCCACAATCGTACAAGAAATCTATTCCCCTAAAACAGAAAAACAACCAGCATATCTTGAATTACTAAACGCAAATGTTGCAGCCAATGCACAACTAGATGTTACAACTTTACAGTTAATGGATCAACATACAGTAAACTTTTCAACAAGACGTACTGATTTGGCTCAAGATGCCAAGGTAAATTGGTATTCTGGATTGTTTGGTTCAATTCTATCTAGATACAAGATTGATTATTTTCTTAATGGTAGTGGTGCATCTGCAAATGACTCTGAGGTAATATTTGGAAATGATGAACAATCATTTGATATTCAAACTAATGTGAACCATGAAAGCCCATCTACTGAAGCTAGAGTAGTTGAAAAATCCATTCTTAGAAACAAATCAAAATCTCTCTTCAAGGGAATGATCCGCATTAAAGAACATGCTGCAAAGTCAAATTCATTTTTGTCTGGTCGTTCCATTCTCTTAGATAAAGATGCAAAATCTGATGCAATTCCTGGATTGGAGATATTTACAAATGATGTAAAGGCTACGCACTCTGCATCTGTAGCACAAATTGATGAAGAGCAAATATTTTATCTTAAAACTAGATGCTTGACCCACGAGGAGGCTGAGCGAACCATTGTTGAGGGATTTTTGGAGCCTCTTTCAAGGAAAATGTCTTTCCAAGTAAGAGCCTGGATAGCATATCTTATTGAGTCTAAATGGGAAAACCGTGAGCTTACAATTAACACTGATGCAGAATTAACTAAATTTGTTGAAGTAGAAGAGACGCGTTATAATGAAGATGCAGAGATTGAGCAACACTACAAGTATCGGTGA
- the sufB gene encoding Fe-S cluster assembly protein SufB, producing the protein MATENLDMDYSKYDFKDSTELYVHLSKKGLSKETVISISKMKKEPDWMLEFRLRSFEIFMKKPMPTWGGDLSVIDFQNIYYYAKASDKVEKNWDDVPDNVKKTFDKLGIPEAEKKFLAGVGAQYESEVVYHSLREDLAKQGVLFLDTDAALHEHPEIFKKYFGKIIPPEDNKFAALNSAVWSGGSFIYIPPGVKVDMPLQAYFRINAENIGQFERTLIIADEGSEVHYIEGCTAPVYSSESLHSAVVELVAHKDAKLRYTTIQNWSSDVYNLVTKRAYAYEGATVEWIDGNIGSKLTMKYPGIYLMGERAYGETLSIAFAGKGQHQDTGAKMVHLAPNTTSKITSKSVSRLDGRSTYRGLLNVAKGATNVKATVRCDALLLDDTSKTDTYPYMEINQEDATITHEATVGKIGDEQIFYLMSRGFSEEEALSLIVNGFMEPFTKELPMEYAVELNRLIKLEMDDSVG; encoded by the coding sequence ATGGCAACTGAAAACCTCGATATGGATTATTCCAAATATGATTTTAAAGACTCTACAGAACTTTATGTCCACCTTAGCAAGAAAGGCCTGTCTAAGGAAACTGTGATTAGCATCAGTAAAATGAAAAAAGAACCAGATTGGATGCTTGAATTTAGATTACGATCTTTTGAAATTTTTATGAAAAAACCAATGCCAACTTGGGGTGGAGATCTTAGTGTTATTGATTTCCAAAATATTTACTATTATGCAAAAGCATCTGACAAAGTAGAAAAGAACTGGGATGACGTTCCAGATAATGTCAAAAAAACATTTGATAAACTTGGAATTCCAGAGGCTGAAAAGAAATTCTTAGCCGGTGTTGGTGCACAATATGAATCTGAAGTTGTATATCACTCTCTAAGAGAAGACTTGGCAAAACAAGGCGTTCTATTCTTAGATACCGATGCAGCCCTTCATGAGCATCCAGAGATTTTCAAGAAATACTTTGGTAAAATTATTCCTCCAGAGGATAACAAATTTGCAGCACTAAACAGTGCAGTTTGGAGTGGTGGTTCATTTATCTACATTCCACCAGGTGTCAAAGTCGACATGCCATTACAAGCATACTTTAGAATTAATGCTGAAAACATTGGTCAGTTTGAAAGAACATTGATCATTGCTGATGAAGGTTCAGAAGTTCACTACATTGAAGGATGTACTGCTCCTGTTTATTCTTCAGAATCACTTCACTCTGCAGTTGTAGAGCTAGTTGCACACAAAGATGCTAAACTACGATACACCACAATCCAGAATTGGAGTAGTGATGTGTATAACTTGGTTACAAAACGTGCTTATGCATATGAAGGTGCAACAGTAGAATGGATTGATGGAAACATTGGAAGTAAACTAACAATGAAGTATCCTGGAATCTATCTTATGGGTGAGCGAGCATATGGTGAAACACTATCTATTGCATTTGCAGGAAAAGGACAACACCAAGATACTGGAGCTAAAATGGTTCACCTTGCACCAAATACTACATCTAAAATCACATCAAAATCAGTAAGCCGATTAGATGGACGGTCAACTTACAGAGGTCTACTCAATGTAGCAAAAGGTGCTACAAATGTTAAAGCAACTGTAAGATGTGACGCATTACTCTTAGATGATACATCCAAGACTGATACATACCCATACATGGAAATTAATCAGGAAGATGCAACAATCACCCACGAAGCAACAGTTGGAAAAATTGGTGATGAGCAAATTTTCTATTTGATGAGTAGAGGATTTTCTGAAGAGGAAGCACTCTCATTAATTGTCAATGGCTTCATGGAGCCATTTACAAAAGAACTTCCAATGGAATATGCAGTAGAACTCAACAGACTGATCAAACTAGAAATGGATGACTCTGTGGGATAA
- a CDS encoding uroporphyrinogen-III synthase, whose translation MLDGKTIAITRSKDDAAEFISLSEQNHAKPLPLPTIELVSKGEKIVDEFLESVEKYNPDYSVFMSSKAVKLLFDTAKRVDKLDKLQLAVANTIVMSVGPKTTIALENEGIKVNLQPTTFSSVGVGEEFTQINAVGKKVIVPRSGASTPFLKELLNKIGIDVLEIHLYDVCAFRDTTQWNEFRELFSQNKVDGVVFTSASSVRGFFEIMSKDYDDDKLLENLAKLSVVSIGPFTSDELKKFNVKNIVSQVHTVAGAFDAMKNTLTA comes from the coding sequence ATGCTTGATGGAAAAACTATAGCAATCACTCGTTCAAAAGATGACGCTGCTGAATTTATTTCGCTATCAGAACAAAATCATGCAAAACCCCTCCCGTTACCTACAATTGAACTTGTAAGTAAGGGTGAAAAAATAGTTGATGAGTTTTTAGAATCTGTTGAAAAATACAATCCTGATTATTCTGTTTTTATGAGTTCAAAGGCAGTAAAACTCCTTTTTGATACCGCAAAACGTGTTGATAAATTAGATAAACTGCAATTGGCTGTTGCAAATACTATTGTCATGTCTGTTGGTCCAAAAACAACAATAGCTCTTGAAAATGAAGGAATCAAAGTAAATCTCCAACCTACCACTTTTTCATCTGTTGGTGTGGGAGAGGAATTTACTCAAATTAATGCAGTTGGAAAAAAAGTGATTGTTCCTCGCAGTGGTGCATCTACACCATTTCTTAAAGAACTTTTAAACAAAATTGGAATTGATGTACTTGAAATTCATCTTTATGATGTTTGTGCATTTAGAGATACTACTCAATGGAATGAGTTTAGAGAATTATTCTCTCAGAACAAAGTCGACGGTGTAGTGTTTACCAGTGCATCATCTGTTCGTGGATTCTTTGAGATAATGTCAAAAGATTATGATGATGACAAATTACTTGAAAATCTTGCAAAACTATCTGTAGTCTCTATTGGTCCATTTACTTCAGATGAATTAAAAAAATTCAATGTTAAAAATATTGTATCCCAAGTCCATACAGTTGCAGGAGCATTTGATGCAATGAAAAATACCCTTACTGCATAA
- the cobA gene encoding uroporphyrinogen-III C-methyltransferase, with product MTGKVYLVGAGPGDHKLITLRAVELLQKADVVLYDRLVSKKIISMIPKSAEKIYVGRAVGDDTTHQITTNDLMVKYAKSKKNVVRLKGGDPIIFGRGGEEAEFLKENKIKYEIVPGITSGIGSATYAGIPLTHRKHASSVVFVTGHEDPEKKQEIVKWKRLAKSVDTIVIMMGLSRIDIICKQLIAGGMDKKTPVAVIQNGTTPKQKMIKGTVTNIAKKVKENKITPPTNIIIGKVVDLSDSIGWK from the coding sequence ATGACTGGAAAAGTGTATCTTGTTGGAGCCGGACCTGGAGATCATAAATTAATTACACTACGCGCAGTTGAATTACTCCAAAAAGCAGATGTTGTTTTGTATGATAGATTGGTAAGCAAAAAAATAATTTCAATGATTCCAAAATCTGCTGAAAAAATTTACGTTGGCAGAGCCGTGGGTGATGACACAACTCATCAAATTACCACAAATGATTTAATGGTAAAATATGCAAAATCCAAAAAAAATGTTGTTAGACTAAAGGGCGGTGATCCTATTATCTTTGGACGTGGTGGTGAAGAAGCAGAATTTCTAAAAGAAAATAAAATAAAATATGAAATTGTTCCGGGAATTACTTCTGGAATTGGTTCTGCAACTTATGCTGGAATTCCTCTGACTCATAGAAAACATGCATCATCGGTAGTTTTTGTTACGGGTCATGAAGATCCTGAAAAGAAACAAGAGATTGTAAAATGGAAAAGACTGGCAAAGTCTGTTGATACAATTGTAATTATGATGGGGCTTTCAAGAATTGATATTATTTGCAAACAACTAATTGCTGGAGGAATGGATAAAAAAACCCCTGTAGCTGTTATTCAAAATGGTACTACTCCCAAACAAAAAATGATCAAAGGGACAGTCACAAATATTGCAAAAAAAGTTAAAGAAAATAAAATAACTCCTCCTACAAATATTATTATTGGAAAAGTTGTTGATCTCTCAGATTCAATTGGGTGGAAATAA
- the hemC gene encoding hydroxymethylbilane synthase: MKYIVGARGSQLSIAQTNWVISELKKVNPDCEYEIKSITTKGDTDSRPLFTINQKGIFEKEVDRAVSQKEVDFAVHSLKDVPSELDESLIIASIPKREAVNDVFISSDGSSLENIKKGAVIGTSSLRRAVQVSRIRPDVTVKPIRGNIETRIKKASGENFDAIVLAQAGISRLGVDVDFSPLSIDIFSPSPGQGAIAIVARANDEDTISMLKKN, translated from the coding sequence ATGAAATACATTGTAGGTGCAAGAGGTAGTCAACTATCCATTGCTCAGACAAACTGGGTGATTTCAGAACTAAAAAAAGTAAATCCTGATTGTGAGTATGAAATTAAATCCATCACTACTAAAGGTGATACTGATTCTAGACCATTATTTACAATCAATCAGAAAGGAATTTTTGAAAAAGAAGTTGATAGGGCAGTATCTCAAAAAGAAGTAGATTTTGCAGTTCATAGTCTAAAGGATGTCCCTTCCGAGCTAGATGAGAGTTTAATCATTGCATCAATTCCAAAACGTGAAGCAGTAAATGATGTCTTTATTTCATCTGATGGCTCTTCATTGGAGAATATCAAGAAAGGCGCTGTAATTGGAACAAGCTCACTTCGACGTGCTGTTCAAGTGTCTCGAATTAGACCTGATGTTACAGTAAAACCAATTCGAGGAAATATTGAAACCCGAATTAAAAAAGCATCAGGAGAAAATTTTGATGCTATAGTTCTTGCACAAGCTGGCATCTCAAGATTGGGAGTTGATGTGGACTTTTCTCCCCTATCAATTGATATTTTTTCTCCATCTCCTGGTCAGGGTGCGATTGCAATTGTGGCTAGAGCAAATGATGAAGATACTATTTCCATGCTGAAAAAAAATTGA
- the hemL gene encoding glutamate-1-semialdehyde 2,1-aminomutase, whose protein sequence is MMTNSKLFSDAKKVIPSGVNSPVRYFEPYPFFTKKSNGAYLWDAENKKIIDFCNGYGALLLGHRRKEIISAVSNQLSKGTLYCTPTESEIELSKLIIGNFPSIDKVRLVNTGGEATMTAIRLARGFTKKKKIIKFEGCYHGAHDSVLVKAGSGSAHNGISVSDGGLDEVSKNTLVVQYNNIEDLQKTIQKNKDIAGVIVEPILANMGLILPEKNFLSDLRKITKENNIPLIFDEVVTGFRVAPGGAQEHFGIKPDITTMAKALSNGFTIAAVGGRKEIMDLLSPGGKVYQASTFAGNPISVSAAIASIKTINKIKNKLYSKLERFNLLFSTALDDMATDMNIPHQINFTASMFQIFFTNKPVTNYETSKKADSKKFEKMFRTLLKRGIFIAPSQFEVVFLSDAHTENDLNKTLDAYDAALKSVKK, encoded by the coding sequence ATGATGACTAATTCGAAATTATTCTCAGATGCAAAAAAAGTCATTCCTTCAGGAGTAAATAGCCCTGTTAGATATTTTGAACCATACCCATTCTTTACAAAAAAATCAAATGGCGCATATCTTTGGGATGCAGAAAACAAAAAGATTATTGATTTTTGTAATGGTTATGGCGCATTACTTTTGGGACACAGAAGAAAAGAAATTATTTCTGCTGTCTCAAATCAGCTTTCAAAGGGGACTCTGTACTGCACTCCAACAGAATCAGAAATTGAATTATCAAAATTAATCATTGGAAACTTTCCATCTATTGACAAAGTAAGATTAGTAAATACAGGCGGTGAGGCTACAATGACTGCAATTAGATTAGCTCGTGGTTTTACAAAAAAGAAAAAAATAATTAAATTTGAAGGATGTTATCATGGTGCACATGACTCAGTACTGGTAAAAGCTGGTTCTGGCTCTGCACATAATGGAATTTCCGTTTCAGATGGTGGGTTGGATGAAGTTTCAAAAAACACACTAGTTGTACAATATAACAACATTGAAGATCTTCAAAAGACTATACAAAAAAATAAAGATATTGCAGGTGTAATTGTAGAGCCCATCTTAGCCAACATGGGATTGATTTTACCTGAAAAGAATTTCCTTTCTGATTTAAGAAAAATTACCAAAGAAAATAACATACCATTAATTTTTGATGAAGTTGTTACTGGGTTTAGAGTTGCACCTGGTGGGGCTCAAGAACATTTTGGAATCAAACCTGACATAACTACAATGGCAAAAGCCTTGAGCAATGGTTTTACAATTGCTGCAGTGGGTGGAAGAAAAGAAATCATGGATTTGTTGTCTCCGGGGGGAAAAGTCTACCAAGCAAGTACCTTTGCAGGAAATCCTATTTCTGTTAGTGCTGCAATTGCTTCAATTAAGACCATTAACAAAATAAAAAACAAACTCTATTCAAAACTGGAACGATTCAATCTGCTATTTTCTACTGCACTAGATGATATGGCAACTGACATGAATATTCCTCATCAAATCAACTTTACAGCCTCAATGTTTCAGATTTTCTTTACAAACAAACCTGTGACAAATTATGAAACCTCCAAAAAAGCAGACTCTAAGAAATTTGAGAAAATGTTTAGGACATTACTGAAAAGAGGAATATTCATTGCACCCTCACAATTTGAAGTTGTTTTTCTATCTGATGCTCACACAGAAAATGATCTAAACAAAACACTTGATGCATATGATGCAGCACTAAAATCGGTGAAGAAATGA
- a CDS encoding MIP/aquaporin family protein, with protein MVYSNLQIFVVELIGTFILVVFATGSIVYDVQIGGLYGIWFAAVTPFIALIIGVYSFGKISLAHFNPAVTIGYYITGHISKIQIIWYFAAELIGAILGSLFVMTFIGKDANLGANAPNYDYSIFLIFPVEVLASALLMAVIFTVVYTKGLKGFSGIAIGGIVGLDILFLAFISGASMNPARALAPALLSGMMDNLWLYWSAPYVGTTIVAFLFRKKFENQRKQEL; from the coding sequence ATGGTGTATTCTAATCTTCAAATATTTGTTGTAGAGTTAATTGGTACATTCATTCTTGTAGTTTTTGCAACAGGTTCTATTGTATATGATGTTCAAATTGGAGGGCTATATGGTATATGGTTTGCAGCAGTTACGCCTTTTATTGCGTTAATCATTGGAGTTTATTCATTTGGAAAAATATCTCTAGCTCATTTCAATCCTGCAGTAACCATCGGTTATTACATCACTGGTCACATTTCTAAAATTCAAATCATTTGGTATTTTGCAGCTGAACTAATTGGAGCAATACTTGGTTCATTATTTGTGATGACGTTTATTGGAAAAGACGCAAATCTTGGAGCAAATGCGCCAAACTATGACTATTCGATATTTTTGATTTTTCCAGTAGAAGTTTTAGCATCAGCATTACTTATGGCAGTTATTTTTACTGTAGTGTACACAAAAGGACTCAAAGGATTCAGTGGAATTGCAATTGGCGGTATTGTGGGATTGGACATTCTCTTTTTGGCATTTATTTCTGGAGCCTCAATGAATCCTGCAAGAGCCTTGGCACCTGCCTTATTGTCTGGTATGATGGATAATCTTTGGCTTTATTGGAGCGCACCATATGTTGGAACAACTATTGTTGCATTTTTGTTTAGGAAAAAATTTGAGAATCAAAGAAAACAAGAATTATAG
- a CDS encoding arsenate reductase ArsC — MGYSKRILFVCVENAGRSQMAEGFLRKYAPHLEVSSAGTKPRSQLIPNVVEAMKEIGIDITKQKPKDLTNEMISQSITVNMGCMDKESCPALFIDNVIDWNISDPKNKDIEQIREIRDEIKNQVLKLIKKLEE, encoded by the coding sequence GTGGGTTATTCTAAAAGAATCTTGTTTGTGTGCGTAGAAAACGCTGGTCGGAGCCAGATGGCTGAAGGTTTTCTTCGAAAATATGCTCCTCATCTGGAGGTATCAAGTGCAGGAACCAAACCTAGATCCCAATTAATTCCAAATGTAGTTGAGGCTATGAAAGAGATTGGAATTGACATTACTAAGCAAAAACCAAAGGATCTTACAAATGAAATGATTTCTCAATCAATCACAGTCAATATGGGATGCATGGATAAAGAATCATGCCCTGCATTATTTATTGATAATGTAATTGATTGGAATATTTCTGATCCAAAAAATAAGGACATTGAACAAATAAGAGAAATTCGAGATGAAATTAAAAATCAAGTCTTGAAACTCATTAAAAAATTAGAGGAATAG
- a CDS encoding ArsR/SmtB family transcription factor — protein MNGVSLLKCICDETRFEILELLQKNRELCVNDFVEKLQKDQPLVSHHLKTLKKCGIVKSRDEGKKAMYMISNNQLSELISTVTKTSKKIPVLCSDDKCC, from the coding sequence ATGAATGGAGTTAGTCTCTTAAAATGTATTTGTGATGAAACAAGGTTTGAGATTTTAGAGCTGCTACAAAAAAACAGAGAGTTGTGTGTGAATGATTTTGTAGAAAAATTGCAAAAAGATCAGCCTCTAGTATCACACCATCTTAAGACATTAAAAAAATGTGGGATAGTCAAATCAAGAGATGAAGGAAAAAAAGCAATGTACATGATATCAAACAACCAACTATCAGAATTGATTTCAACGGTTACTAAAACTAGTAAAAAGATTCCAGTTTTATGTTCAGATGATAAATGCTGTTAA
- a CDS encoding P-II family nitrogen regulator: protein MKLYNVKLLTITCEILAQKNILEILGKHDITGYTTYEVDGNGARGIRGQGLKTEKNVKVEVIMREEKLQDVVEEISRTLFANFAIVLYVSDVGVVRTEKF from the coding sequence GTGAAGCTATACAATGTTAAACTATTAACAATCACTTGTGAAATTCTTGCTCAAAAAAACATACTTGAAATTTTAGGCAAACATGACATCACTGGATATACAACATATGAGGTAGATGGAAACGGTGCACGTGGAATCCGTGGACAAGGATTAAAAACTGAAAAAAATGTTAAAGTTGAAGTAATAATGCGTGAAGAAAAACTACAAGATGTTGTAGAAGAAATTTCAAGAACCCTGTTTGCAAACTTTGCAATAGTTCTCTATGTTAGTGATGTTGGCGTAGTACGAACTGAAAAATTTTAA